The genomic segment gatggttgggttggaagggtccttaaagaccACAGAACCATGGCATGGGTTGGGAATGTCCTtcaagatcacagaaccatagaacagctgggttggaagggtccttgaaggtcatGGAATCATGGCATGGGTTGGGaggggtccttaaagatcacagaaccattgCATGGGTTGGGAAGGTCCTTGAAAGTCATGGAACCgtgggatggttgggttggaagggtccttaaagatcacagaaatatggaatggttgggttggaaaggtccttaaagGCCATGGAACCACGGGatgggttggaaagaaccttcaAGATCgcagaaccatggaatcatagaatggttgggcTACAGCAATCATTAACAGAACCATGCAATGGTTgggttgggctggaagggtccttaaagatcataaaGCCATCGAATATTTGGGTGGaaagggtccttaaagatcacagaacgGCGCGCTCCCCGTACCTCTGCGCAGCGGCAGCAGCTTGTTCTCCAGCACGTCCCGGGCGTCGGTGCCCTCGTCCATCAGGTCCAGTTTGGTGATCACACCGATGGTCCGCAGGCCTGCAGCGCCCGCAAACGAGCAATTAGACAGCACCAAACCAGTCCAGAGCTGGGCCCCAAACCAGTCCAAAACTGGGCCCCAAACCAGCCCAAAAACTGGGCCCCAAACCAGCCCAGAGCTGGGCCCCAAACCAGCCCAAAAACTGGGCCCCAAACCAGCCCAAAAACTGGGCCCCAAACCAGCCCAAAAACTGGGCCCCAAACCAGCCCNACTGGGCCCAAACTGGGCAATACTGACCCCAAACTGGGGCAAACAGAGCAAATCTGGTCCAAAACTGGGTCAAATTGGGCAAAACTCGACctaaactgaaacaaatctgGGCCTAGATTAGGCCCAGACTGGACCAAACCGGGCCTAAACCCGAGGACAAAGTCAGGCAAAACTGGGGACAAACTGGGCCCAATCTGGGCCCAAACTGGGCGAAACTGGGCCGAAATGGGCCAACCCCGTGTCGGGGTCCCGCGGGCCGGGTCGCTCACCCTGCGGATCCACCTCCTTGGCCATCTTGAGCGCGTCCGAGTTGGCCAGGTCCATGTTGGCGGGGGTGACGGCCAGGATGAGGCTGCTCTCGCGGCCGATGAACTGCAGGATCATGTCGCGGATCTGGTACTCGATGTCCTGTGGCTGGTCACCCACCGGCACCTTGGTGATCCCGGGCAGGTCGATCAGCGTCAGGTTCAGCACTGCGGGCACCAGGAGGCGTCAGGAACGGGGAGAGGGGcacgctgccccacagcagccccccTTTCCCTTCACGACCCCCACAGCAGCCCCCGTTTCCCCTTTCAGGACCTTCCATTTCCCTTCAGGATCCCCCGTTTCCCTTCAGGACCCCCAGAGCAGCCCCCCTTTCCCCCTTCAGGACCTTCCATTTCCCTTCAGGATCCCCCATTTCCCTTCAGGATCCCCAGAGCAGCCCCCATTTCCCCCTTCAGGATCCCCTCATTTCCCTTCAGGACCTTCCATTTCCCTTCAGGATCAGGACCCCCAAAGGCAGCCCCCATTTCCCTTCAGGACcccccttttcctttcaggATCCCCTATTCCCCATTAGGACCCCCAGAAGAATCCCTATTTCCCTTTAGGAcccccacagcagcccccaTTTCCCCCTTCAGGACCTTCCATTTCCCTTCAGGATCCCCCATTTCCCTTCAGGACCTTCCATTTCCCTTTAGGATCCCCCATTTCCCTTCAGGACTCCCAAAGCAGCCCCCATTTCCCCCTTCAGGATCCCCTGTTTCCTTTCAGGACCCCCAAAGCAGCCCCCATTTCCCTTCAGGACCCCCCCATTTCCCTTTAATACCCNNNNNNNNNNNNNNNNNNNNNNNNNNNNNNNNNNNNNNNNNNNNNNNNNNNNNNNNNNNNNNNNNNNNNNNNNNNNNNNNNNNNNNNNNNNNNNNNNNNNNNNNNNNNNNNNNNNNNNNNNNNNNNNNNNNNNNNNNNNNNNNNNNNNNNNNNNNNNNNNNNNNNNNNNNNNNNNNNNNNNNNNNNNNNNNNNNNNNNNNNNNNNNNNNNNNNNNNNNNNNNNNNNNNNNNNNNNNNNNNNNNNNNNNNNNNNNNNNNNNNNNNNNNNNNNNNNNNNNNNNNNNNNNNNNNNNNNNNNNNNNNNNNNNNNNNNNNNNNNNNNNNNNNNNNNNNNNNNNNNNNNNNNNNNNNNNNNNNNNNNNNNNNNNNNNNNNNNNNNNNNNNNNNNNNNNNNNNNNNNNNNNNNNNNNNNNNNNNNNNNNNNNNNNNNNNNNNNNNNNNNNNNNNNNNNNNNNNNNNNNNNNNNNNNNNNNNNNNNNNNNNNNNNNNNNNNNNNNNNNNNNNNNNNNNNNNNNNNNNNNNNNNNNNNNNNNNNNNNNNNNNNNNNNNNNNNNNNNNNNNNNNNNNNNNNNNNNNNNNNNNNNNNNNNNNNNNNNNNNNNNNNNNNNNNNNNNNNNNNNNNNNNNNNNNNNNNNNNNNNNNNNNNNNNNNNNNNNNNNNNNNNNNNNNNNNNNNNNNNNNNNNNNNNNNNNNNNNNNNNNNNNNNNNNNNNNNNNNNNNNNNNNNNNNNNNNNNNNNNNNNNNNNNNNNNNNNNNNNNNNNNNNNNNNNNNNNNNNNNNNNNNNNNNNNNNNNNNNNNNNNNNNNNNNNNNNNNNNNNNNNNNNNNNNNNNNNNNNNNNNNNNNNNNNNNNNNNNNNNNNNNNNNNNNNNNNNNNNNNNNNNNNNNNNNNNNNNNNNNNNNNNNNNNNNNNNNNNNNNNNNNNNNNNNNNNNNNNNNNNNNNNNNNNNNNNNNNNNNNNNNNNNNNNNNNNNNNNNNNNNNNNNNNNNNNNNNNNNNNNNNNNNNNNNNNNNNNNNNNNNNNNNNNNNNNNNNNNNNNNNNNNNNNNNNNNNNNNNNNNNNNNNNNNNNNNNNNNNNNNNNNNNNNNNNNNNNNNNNNNNNNNNNNNNNNNNNNNNNNNNNNNNNNNNNNNNNNNNNNNNNNNNNNNNNNNNNNNNNNNNNNNNNNNNNNNNNNNNNNNNNNNNNNNNNNNNNNNNNNNNNNNNNNNNNNNNNNNNNNNNNNNNNNNNNNNNNNNNNNNNNNNNNNNNNNNNNNNNNNNNNNNNNNNNNNNNNNNNNNNNNNNNNNNNNNNNNNNNNNNNNNNNNNNNNNNNNNNNNNNNNNNNNNNNNNNNNNNNNNNNNNNNNNNNNNNNNNNNNNNNNNNNNNNNNNNNNNNNNNNNNNNNNNNNNNNNNNNNNNNNNNNNNNNNNNNNNNNNNNNNNNNNNNNNNNNNNNNNNNNNNNNNNNNNNNNNNNNNNNNNNNNNNNNNNNNNNNNNNNNNNNNNNNNNNNNNNNNNNNNNNNNNNNNNNNNNNNNNNNNNNNNNNNNNNNNNNNNNNNNNNNNNNNNNNNNNNNNNNNNNNNNNNNNNNNNNAGCCCCCATTTCCCTTTGGGACCCCCCATTTGCCCTCAGCCCCCCCCAGAGCAgcccccaggacccccagagGTGGCGGCCCCGCTGACCGTGCGGCGAGTAGACGCGGAGGTTGATGGGGATGGGGGAGATGCCCTTGTTGGTGCCCGTCACCCGGTCGGTCTCCGCTTCGATCTCCTGCCGCACCTCATCGAAATCCGTGAACTTTTTGGATTTGCAGTGCAAAAACTCAGCATATTCTGAGGTAATGGAGAGGAATGGGACGTCGTCAGGAAGGGACCGGGACGAGAGCGGCGCTGGGGACACCTCAGAGCCACGGAGCAGCGGGAGAAGGGACTGGGATTTTAGGgacagctgctggggagggatCTGGGCAGCGATCCCCGCTTGTGGGGGCTCGGTGCGGAACCTGCCGTGCTCAGAGCCCGTCCCTGAGTCACGGGGTGGGGGGAGAACCCAAACACCCCAGGAGGACTTCTTTGTCATTAGAGTAATTACATCACGGGGATAATTGCAGCTGAGGGACACCAGGGAGCAGGGGGGGACCCGCAGTGCCCAGCTCCGCTCCCACCTCCGTGTTTCCCTTCTCCTCGTTTCCCAGATTTGGGATTTAACGCATCCTGGGGAAGGGCAGACCCTCACGGGGGCTCTCCCACCCCTTCCCCATTAACTCTGGCTTCACCCCGAGGTTTGCTCCCCACAAACGAAGCAGAATTTGGGGCCCAATGAGCCCGCACGGGGTAAAGGCGGCTGCGGAGGGGCCGTACCTGTCTTGGAGAAGATGAGCTGCAGGATGAGCGGCCGCCGGGTGACGATGCCGGAGCCGCGGGGAAGGAAATCCCTGTGGGGATGAAAGGAGACACACGCTGGGTTACCCTGGGACGTGGCGTGCCGATCCCGCGGCCGTTTGACCAGGAGGAGCGGCACTTGATGGCCCCATTAAACGGGAGCAGCCCCAGCGTCACCGTCCCCAGGCACGCAAGGCGGCCACAGCGCTTCCTGCCCAACCAGGCCGGCGGGTTTGGGAGCCATGGGAGCGCTCGGGGTGGCACCCGGCAGAGCCCGGCACCGGGCAGAGCCCGGCCTCGCCTGCCCCAAACTGGGAGCCCGGCACCGGGCAGAGTCCAGCCTTGTCTGCCCCAAACTGGGAGCCCGGCACCGGGCAGAGCCTGACCTTGTCTGCCCCAAACTGGGAGCCTGGCACCGGGCAGAGCCCGGCCTTGTCTGCCCCAAACTGGGAGCCTGGCACCGGGCAGAGCCTGGCCTCGTCTGCCCTGAGCTGGGAGCCTGGCACCGGGCAGAGTCCAGCCTTGTCTGCCCCGAactgggagcccagcactgggcagagcCCGGCCTTGTCTGCCCCNNNNNNNNNNNNNNNNNNNNNNNNNNNNNNNNNNNNNNNNNNNNNNNNNNNNNNNNNNNNNNNNNNNNNNNNNNNNNNNNNNNNNNNNNNNNNNNNNNNNNNNNNNNNNNNNNNNNNNNNNNNNNNNNNNNNNNNNNNNNNNNNNNNNNNNNNNNNNNNNNNNNNNNNNNNNNNNNNNNNNNNNNNNNNNNNNNNNNNNNNNNNNNNNNNNNNNNNNNNNNNNNNNNNNNNNNNNNNNNNNNNNNNNNNNNNNNNNNNNNNNNNNNNNNNNNNNNNNNNNNNNNNNNNNNNNNNNNNNNNNNNNNNNNNNNNNNNNNNNNNNNNNNNNNNNNNNNNNNNNNNNNNNNNNNNNNNNNNNNNNNNNNNNNNNNNNNNNNNNNNNNNNNNNNNNNNNNNNNNNNNNNNNNNNNNNNNNNNNNNNNNNNNNNNNNNNNNNNNNNNNNNNNNNNNNNNNNNNNNNNNNNNNNNNNNNNNNNNNNNNNNNNNNNNNNNNNNNNNNNNNNNNNNNNNNNNNNNNNNNNNNNNNNNNNNNNNNNNNNNNNNNNNNNNNNNNNNNNNNNNNNNNNNNNNNNNNNNNNNNNNNNNNNNNNNNNNNNNNNNNNNNNNNNNNNNNNNNNNNNNNNNNNNNNNNNNNNNNNNNNNNNNNNNNNNNNNNNNNNNNNNNNNNNNNNNNNNNNNNNNNNNNNNNNNNNNNNNNNNNNNNNNNNNNNNNNNNNNNNNNNNNNNNNNNNNNNNNNNNNNNNNNNNNNNNNNNNNNNNNNNNNNNNNNNNNNNNNNNNNNNNNNNNNNNNNNNNNNNNNNNNNNNNNNNNNNNNNNNNNNNNNNNNNNNNNNNNNNNNNNNNNNNNNNNNNNNNNNNNNNNNNNNNNNNNNNNNNNNNNNNNNNNNNNNNNNNNNNNNNNNNNNNNNNNNNNNNNNNNNNNNNNNNNNNNNNNNNNNNNNNNNNNNNNNNNNNNNNNNNNNNNNNNNNNNNNNNNNNNNNNNNNNNNNNNNNNNNNNNNCTCTGGGCAAcgcagcccagggccccattgGTCCTCTTGGCCACCGGGGCACGCTGCCGGCTCGTGGTCAGCCACTGGGCAACCACTGGGCAACCATGGGGCAACCACTGGGCAACCACTGGGCaaccactggccttcttggtcaaTGAACGCACGCTGCCGGCTCGCGGTCAACCCCTTGGCCAACTGTTGGTCATAGAACACCACCAAccctcttggccaccagggcacgGTGCCGGCTCGTGCTCAACCACGGGGCAACCCTCGGCCTTCTTGGCCAAtgagcacacactgctggctcaccaTCAACCACGTGGCCAACTGCTGGTCAACCGCTGGCCACCGGGACGCCGCTGGCCCCCCCCGGCCACCATGGCCCCCTGCCGGCCCCCAGGAtcttctcagcagagctccctcccagccccagcagcacacgCCGCTGCGCGTTCCCCCCGGCGTAGGCCGCTCCCCTGGGCCCCGTTGCCCCTGTCCCCCCCCAGAGCCGTGGCACAGAACCAGAGCAGCGAGGCCTCAGCGCGTCACACAGCACTCGAGACCAGGCTCCCCAAAGCCCTGCGATTCCAAACCTCTGGGATGGggtgtccccccccccaaaccccCACGATTTGGCTCCCAAAGCACCTGCGGTTCCGCTCCGCAAAGCACCCAGCACTCGGGGAAAAACTCCAAGAATTCTACTCCAAAAAAACCCCCCGAAATTCACATCCGAAAACTCCAAGGATTCCGCTCCCAAACCCCCGGCATTTGTCTCTCCGCAGCACCCCGCAATTCCAGCAAAGCCTCCCGGAATTCCGCTTCCCCCAAGGCTCGGGATCCTGCTCCCCCCCGACCCAGGCGGGACTCCGATCCCAAACCCGCAGGATCCCGCTCCCCATAATGCCCCATTGAGGCCGGGCTCCCGCTGGCCGCGCTCCCACAAGGGCCCTATTGTCACCGCCACACTCCGTGCCCGGCTCCGGGGCCACCGCGCGCTCGCTCCGACGCCACCGGCTCCAAGGCGCAGCTGTGGGGCCACGGCGCAGCAGCGTCCCACGCTCTCTGCTCTTCGGGCTCTCCTCCCGTTCCCATTCTCCTTCTCCCATCCCCTTCCCATTCCTTTTCTCATCCCCATCTCTCCCCTCCCattcccagtgccccatccccatTGCTCTCTTCCCATTCCTTCTCCCATTCCCAGTGCTCTCTTCCCATTCCTTCTCCCATCCCCATCGCTCTCTTCCCATTCTCCCATTCCTATCCCCATCGCTCTCTTCCCATTCCTTCTCCCATTCCCACCactctctttcccttcccatcaTTCTCTTCCCATTCCTTTTCTCATCCCCATCGCTCTCCTTCCATTCCCAGTGTCCCACCCCCATCACTCTCCTCCGATTCCCAGTGTCCCATCCCCACCTCTCTTCCCATTCCTTCTCCCATTCCCACCactctcttcccttcccatcaTTCTCTTCCCATTCCTTTTCTCATCcccatctctctctttccattcccagtgccccatccccatcacTCTCTTCCCATTCCTTCTCCCATTCCTACCACTCTCTTCCTGTTCCCAGTCTCCCATTCCCACTCTTCCCATTCCTTCTCCCATTCCCACcactctcttccccttcccatcattctcttccccatctctCTTTTCTCATCCCCATCTCTCCCCTCCCattcccagtgccccatccccatCGCTCTCTTCCCATTCCTTCTCCCATTCCCACTGCTCTCTTCCCATTCCCATNNNNNNNNNNNNNNNNNNNNNNNNNNNNNNNNNNNNNNNNNNNNNNNNNNNNNNNNNNNNNNNNNNNNNNNNNNNNNNNNNNNNNNNNNNNNNNNNNNNNNNNNNNNNNNNNNNNNNNNNNNNNNNNNNNNNNNNNNNNNNNNNNNNNNNNNNNNNNNNNNNNNNNNNNNNNNNNNNNNNNNNNNNNNNNNNNNNNNNNNNNNNNNNNNNNNNNNNNNNNNNNNNNNNNNNNNNNNNNNNNNNNNNNNNNNNNNNNNNNNNNNNNNNNNNNNNNNNNNNNNNNNNNNNNNNNNNNNNNNNNNNNNNNNNNNNNNNNNNNNNNNNNNNNNNNNNNNNNNNNNNNNNNNNNNNNNNNNNNNNNNNNNNNNNNNNNNNNNNNNNNNNNNNNNNNNNNNNNNNNNNNNNNNNNNNNNNNNNNNNNNNNNNNNNNNNNNNNNNNNNNNNNNNNNNNNNNNNNNNNNNNNNNNNNNNNNNNNNNNNNNNNNNNNNNNNNNNNNNNNNNNNNNNNNNNNNNNNNNNNNNNNNNNNNNNNNNNNNNNNNNNNNNNNNNNNNNNNNNNNNNNNNNNNNNNNNNNNNNNNNNNNNNNNNNNNNNNNNNNNNNNNNNNNNNNNNNNNNNNNNNNNNNNNNNNNNNNNNNNNNNNNNNNNNNNNNNNNNNNNNNNNNNNNNNNNNNNNNNNNNNNNNNNNNNNNNNNNNNNNNNNNNNNNNNNNNNNNNNNNNNNNNNNNNNNNNNNNNNNNNNNNNNNNNNNNNNNNNNNNNNNNNNNNNNNNNNNNNNN from the Numida meleagris isolate 19003 breed g44 Domestic line unplaced genomic scaffold, NumMel1.0 unplaced_Scaffold536, whole genome shotgun sequence genome contains:
- the LOC110391833 gene encoding dynamin-2-like; this translates as MLGCGLERVPHGPVCSPRALSCGTSRANQLLELMIDRYFGVSLLAILPLSVWIGGHQVPLLLVKRPRDRHATSQGNPACVSFHPHRDFLPRGSGIVTRRPLILQLIFSKTEYAEFLHCKSKKFTDFDEVRQEIEAETDRVTGTNKGISPIPINLRVYSPHVLNLTLIDLPGITKVPVGDQPQDIEYQIRDMILQFIGRESSLILAVTPANMDLANSDALKMAKEVDPQGLRTIGVITKLDLMDEGTDARDVLENKLLPLRRGTGSAPFCDL